Proteins encoded together in one Hymenobacter monticola window:
- the katG gene encoding catalase/peroxidase HPI, whose translation MSANLHDLPADNSILHDLNAEAAQCPFLNGAVKQTAGGGRTNREWWPNMLKLSILRQHSTLSDPMDKDFNYAEEFQKLDLNAVKQDLFELMTNSQDWWPADYGHYGPFFIRMAWHSAGTYRIADGRGGAGMGMQRFAPLNSWPDNANLDKARLLLWPIKQKYGKQISWADLIILTGNCALESMGLKPFGFAGGRPDGWEPQEDVYWGPETEWLGDKRYVDDRQLENPLAAVQMGLIYVNPEGPDGEPIPERSARDIRETFGRMAMNDEETVALIAGGHTFGKTHGAAEPAKFVAREPAGAPLEELGQGWRNSFGKGHSEHTITSGLEGAWTRTPAKWSNDYFDNLFGFEWELTKSPAGAHQWRPVNGGGAGTIPDAHDPAVKHAPFMLTSDIALRADPAYEAISRRFHENPDQFADAFARAWFKLTHRDMGPKERYLGPEVPTEELLWQDPIPAVTYQVIDDQDVAALKGKIAESGLTVPQLVSTAWASASTYRGSDKRGGTNGGRLRLAPQRYWEVNNPAQLSTVLNKLGGIQQEFNTAQTGGKQVSMADLIVLAGVVGIEQAAKNAGHSVTVPFTPGRADASQEQTDVVSFQALEPAADGFRNYLKTHHRAAAEELLIDKAQLLTLTAPELTVLFGGLRAININFDGSNNGVFTTQAGALTNDYFLNLLDLNTTWASTSDAQNLFNGRDRKTGQTKWTGTRVDLIFGSNSELRALAEVYAFGDSQEKFVKDFVAVWAKLMNLGRFDLAKS comes from the coding sequence ATGAGCGCCAACCTGCACGACCTCCCCGCAGACAACTCCATCCTCCACGACCTGAACGCGGAAGCCGCCCAGTGCCCCTTCCTCAACGGCGCGGTGAAGCAGACGGCCGGTGGCGGCCGCACCAACCGCGAGTGGTGGCCCAACATGCTCAAGCTAAGCATCCTGCGCCAACACTCCACCCTGTCCGACCCGATGGACAAGGATTTCAACTACGCCGAAGAATTCCAGAAGCTGGACCTGAACGCAGTGAAGCAGGACCTGTTCGAGCTGATGACCAACTCGCAGGACTGGTGGCCAGCCGACTACGGCCACTACGGCCCCTTCTTCATCCGCATGGCCTGGCACAGCGCCGGCACCTACCGCATTGCCGACGGTCGCGGCGGCGCGGGCATGGGCATGCAGCGCTTCGCCCCCCTCAACAGCTGGCCCGACAACGCCAACCTCGACAAAGCCCGCTTGCTGCTGTGGCCCATCAAGCAGAAATACGGCAAGCAAATTTCCTGGGCCGACCTCATCATCCTGACCGGCAACTGCGCCCTCGAGTCGATGGGTCTGAAGCCGTTCGGCTTCGCCGGCGGCCGTCCCGATGGCTGGGAGCCGCAGGAAGACGTGTACTGGGGCCCCGAAACCGAGTGGCTCGGCGACAAGCGCTACGTAGACGACCGGCAGCTGGAAAACCCGCTGGCCGCCGTGCAAATGGGCCTCATCTACGTGAACCCCGAGGGCCCGGACGGTGAGCCCATCCCCGAGCGCTCGGCCCGCGACATCCGCGAAACCTTCGGCCGCATGGCCATGAACGACGAAGAAACCGTGGCCCTGATTGCCGGCGGCCATACCTTCGGCAAAACCCACGGCGCGGCCGAGCCCGCCAAATTCGTGGCCCGCGAGCCCGCCGGCGCGCCCCTCGAAGAGCTGGGCCAGGGCTGGCGCAACAGCTTCGGCAAAGGCCACTCCGAGCACACCATCACCAGCGGCCTCGAAGGCGCCTGGACCCGCACGCCCGCGAAGTGGAGCAACGACTACTTCGACAACCTGTTCGGTTTCGAGTGGGAGCTGACCAAGAGCCCCGCCGGCGCGCACCAGTGGCGCCCCGTGAACGGCGGCGGTGCCGGCACCATCCCCGATGCCCACGACCCGGCCGTGAAGCACGCTCCCTTCATGCTGACTTCGGACATCGCCCTGCGCGCCGACCCCGCGTATGAGGCCATTTCGCGCCGCTTCCACGAAAACCCCGACCAGTTTGCCGACGCTTTCGCCCGCGCCTGGTTCAAGCTGACGCACCGCGACATGGGCCCCAAAGAGCGCTACCTCGGCCCTGAAGTGCCCACCGAAGAGCTGCTCTGGCAAGACCCTATTCCCGCCGTTACCTACCAAGTGATTGACGACCAGGACGTGGCCGCGCTGAAAGGCAAAATCGCTGAATCCGGCCTCACAGTGCCGCAACTGGTATCTACCGCCTGGGCTTCGGCCTCCACCTACCGCGGCTCCGACAAGCGCGGCGGCACCAACGGCGGCCGCCTGCGCCTGGCCCCGCAGCGCTACTGGGAGGTGAACAACCCCGCCCAGCTCTCCACCGTGCTCAACAAGCTCGGCGGCATCCAGCAGGAATTCAACACGGCCCAGACTGGCGGCAAGCAGGTTTCGATGGCCGACCTCATCGTGCTGGCCGGCGTAGTTGGCATTGAGCAGGCCGCCAAAAATGCAGGCCACTCGGTAACGGTGCCCTTCACCCCCGGCCGCGCCGATGCCTCGCAGGAGCAAACCGATGTGGTGTCGTTCCAGGCCCTGGAGCCGGCCGCCGATGGTTTCCGCAACTACCTGAAAACGCACCACCGCGCCGCCGCCGAGGAGTTGCTGATTGACAAAGCCCAGCTCCTGACCCTGACCGCCCCCGAGCTGACCGTGCTGTTCGGTGGCCTGCGCGCCATCAACATCAACTTCGACGGCTCGAACAACGGCGTGTTCACCACCCAAGCCGGCGCGCTCACCAACGACTACTTCCTGAACCTGCTCGACCTGAACACCACCTGGGCCAGCACCTCGGATGCCCAAAACCTCTTCAACGGCCGCGACCGCAAAACCGGCCAGACGAAGTGGACCGGAACCCGCGTCGACCTGATTTTCGGTTCGAACTCCGAGCTGCGCGCCCTGGCCGAAGTGTACGCCTTCGGCGATTCGCAGGAAAAGTTCGTGAAGGACTTCGTAGCCGTGTGGGCCAAGCTGATGAACCTCGGCCGCTTCGACTTGGCCAAGTCGTAA
- the dgt gene encoding dGTP triphosphohydrolase: MISAELEEYSRIKEAQLDVVKDIRADNKYLGSTDYFRTNADVDYSRVLYSSSYRRLQGKMQLFVPKSQVFYRNRLTHSNEVAQVAKTISKRLKLQDNITVQTCSLAHDIGNPPFGHAGEVFLSGVCTSNPYEGNAQTFRILNNIEERHYDFNGLNLTIRTLLGVVKYFKQEMGVTTDENGNSKEIKNKKFLYNGDYEVVADWLDTYGISHKTIDCEIMDLSDEIAYAIHDLEDALRLKYFTIDELLYEFSIRDEYKDIIVEFKKFNVLARQFAEQAHVYKTSEEYAMLYRKELTSILANTFVRDVDLVDGKLGYKQFGLLISGLKTLTFEAIKRQPDIVEYEQLGKHVLTKLYELYTDKSYNKKMVLLPANYRHEPKWERKVQDYIGGMMDIYAIQQYEKYFGKLKDKGIYLK; this comes from the coding sequence ATGATTTCCGCAGAACTTGAAGAATATTCCCGAATTAAGGAAGCACAGCTCGATGTAGTAAAAGATATTCGTGCTGACAATAAATACCTAGGCAGCACAGATTACTTCAGAACCAACGCTGATGTTGATTACTCTAGAGTCCTCTATTCTTCTTCTTATCGCCGGCTTCAAGGTAAGATGCAGTTGTTTGTTCCTAAGAGCCAAGTATTCTATAGAAACCGTTTAACACACAGTAATGAAGTTGCACAGGTAGCAAAGACAATTAGCAAGAGGCTGAAGTTACAGGATAATATAACTGTACAAACATGCTCACTGGCTCATGATATCGGTAATCCTCCGTTTGGTCACGCAGGGGAAGTGTTTTTGAGCGGAGTGTGTACATCCAATCCTTATGAGGGGAATGCTCAAACATTTCGGATATTAAATAATATTGAAGAGCGGCATTATGATTTTAATGGCCTCAATTTAACTATTAGAACATTATTAGGTGTCGTAAAATATTTCAAGCAAGAAATGGGCGTTACGACGGACGAGAATGGAAATTCGAAAGAAATTAAAAACAAAAAGTTTTTATACAACGGTGACTATGAAGTTGTTGCTGATTGGCTTGATACGTATGGGATTTCTCATAAGACCATTGATTGCGAAATCATGGATTTGTCAGATGAAATTGCCTATGCGATACATGACTTAGAAGATGCATTAAGGCTTAAATACTTCACAATTGATGAATTGCTTTATGAATTTTCAATAAGAGATGAATACAAAGACATTATTGTCGAATTTAAGAAATTCAACGTGCTAGCAAGGCAATTTGCAGAACAGGCGCATGTCTATAAGACTTCGGAAGAGTATGCTATGTTATACAGGAAAGAGCTTACATCCATTCTTGCAAACACATTTGTTAGGGATGTTGACCTTGTTGATGGTAAACTAGGGTACAAGCAGTTTGGATTATTAATCAGCGGGTTGAAGACATTGACATTTGAGGCAATCAAACGGCAGCCAGATATTGTTGAATATGAGCAGTTAGGTAAGCATGTTTTGACCAAATTGTATGAATTGTACACTGATAAATCATACAATAAGAAAATGGTCTTACTTCCTGCGAATTATCGTCATGAGCCTAAATGGGAAAGGAAAGTGCAAGACTATATAGGCGGCATGATGGATATATATGCCATCCAGCAGTACGAAAAATATTTTGGAAAACTAAAGGATAAAGGTATATACCTGAAATAA